The Brassica napus cultivar Da-Ae chromosome C1, Da-Ae, whole genome shotgun sequence DNA segment ATTTCAAGAAGCTGGAAGTTGAGAACATCCAGATTAATCGATCGGGTTATGTTCATTAGCAAAACATTTCCTAACAGTGTCTCGGGTTTTGCATCGACTAGTAATTAGTCAATGAACGTGATCCATATTAATTTACTTctatatcaaaataatttacCCACAAATCCTCAGAGTATTGACTGCTGGTGAGCACAAGTAATTAACTAGAGGTTTTCGACAAGAAGTCAACGTTGAACCATTCGACAAGCCCCGCCTTGTCACAAAGAATAATTGGGGAGGGAAAGTTTTCACACGCAACAGAAGTGTTTTAAGACGCTATAcatgaatataaatttttttcaagAGCTTAGTTGTTCAAATTATACACACACGTTTCCTAACGATTTATTAATGAGCGTGAACATTGTTTTGCTTTTGTATGATTGTATCCGTAATCACACTTTAAAATAATCTGTATCACTAACTTAAACCAAGATGCAGTTTTCCTTTCTTATAATTGAATAAATGCGTTTCGAAGTGCATGCGAGATTGGAATCtacttttggatttttttacaGCGCTTTTTTGCTAattcttaactttttatttgtcatccaagattttttttatttctaaaaatgcaCGCGAACCAGGTAGAAAGAGTAcaacaatattatatatactactctttgtttgtttccatctcatTATTCTAAGGATAGATTCTCAAAAGTCAGAAGTAAGAACGTCATTATccaaagttttttatttttaaaaaaatataaaaaattatttcttaatttttaactaaaaaattaaaaaactgttttttaaaatattttttaaaatagtattttaaaaaacagtttcttaactttttatttaaaaattaaaaaactgttttttataTTCTCTTAAGAATTTCGCCCTAAGAAATCTGGACAATGATGCTTTAAGCTTTAGATAAACTAAATTCCATTCAGTGATAACATTTAGACAGATGGCTAAGACCATAATTAACGATGTTTCTTAACAgggtttttaaagaaaatgattgatttaattaaatcaaaagtaaataaaaaggtaaTTACCGATCCTTAAATTGGGATTTTGGGAACCGTTTTTAAGTGAGGTTTTTGCACACGTGTCAGCAAACATAgggattcaatttttttttcttcttctctgtcgTTTCGTTCTCTCTCGAGTTCTTCTCCATTCGGCGATCTGAAACCGACGATGTCTTATGTCGTCTTCTCCGTCAGAGACGATCGACGACTCTCTCGGTCGTCACGGCGTCTCCTCCGTCTTCTCTCGTCATCTCCGTCCGAAGAGCGATCGAAATCCAGCTCACCCCGATCTGGGACTATGTATTTTTAACCCTTCTACATGTGTAAGCACTGGTCTCTTATCTATAGTAGCTTATCTTTCAGTCTTGCGGTAGTAGCGAGGAAGAGACATGTCCACTACAACACTGTCCTTTCTGTTCTGCTGGATTTTCACCCAAATCTTTAGATGTTCCAGTATCTCCTTGCAGGGATGATGAAGGCATCAGAGAAACAAAGTGCATGTTTTATTTACAACTGATGCCATTTTAGAGTTCCATCTACTTATAAGTGTCAATGTTATCTCTTTGTTTGTCTACGCTCTCATCCTATCTCATCGTTGGTGCTTGATTTCAGGTGTTGTGTTCAATGAGATGAAAGGTGGTCTATTCACAGCCTGATAATATTTTAGGACGAATTGCTCAGCAGGTcagttttgtgtgtttgtttacTTTAACTGacagcttctcgaaaactataTTTTAAGAGTAAATATTTGTAGTGGGTTCTTGTGGATCATTAACTTACTAGTTGCTCTTGAACGTTTTCTAATCCACCTAATTTTGTTTGCATTACATCTAATAATTGCATTGTGCATTTGTATTAGATTTGAATTTCTAGAGATTCTGAAGCTGAGTTCAGTCTTAATTTGGTTTCTGACCTTATGAATCAAGTAAACGATGTTGCAATTGTAGATATGGGACCTATCTTTCTTGAAAATGCCTCTTGGACACTTGGTCCTGAAAACCTTGTTAGATAACCTTGGATCATATTGCCTCGGTATAGTAGCTAGAAGAGCCTGATCACATGTATAACTTCTGATGCATATTATATACATTTCTTGGTATTGGAAAGCTTAGGAGTTCCACCGAAAGTATTATCACCCAAGCAATGCCAGAATCTGGTTCTATGGAGATGATGATCCAGTGGAGTTGAGGAGTTGATCATGGATACACTGAAGAAGTTGGTGGAAGAAGGGTTTGATAGTGATGCTGTGGAGGCATCCATGAATACAATTGAGTTTTCGCTGAGGGAAAACAATACGAGATCTTTCCCTCGTAGGTTATCACTTATGCTCCAATCTATTGTAAGTTTATATGCATGTGTCTATCTATTTAGATGTCACTTCTTATCTGATGATTGGCTGTTTAGGCAAAATAGATATACGATATGGATCCTTTTGAGCCATTGAAGTACACGGAACCATTGAAAGCCTTGAAAGCTACTTGGTAGAGTCGAAAGAGCATCTTCTAAACATATTGACATTTTtatcttacatttttttttaagaaaccccTTGTTAAGAAACTCTCATTGGAGCAAGAAAATTAGGtgatttttaactaaaatcattaattaaaatttaatacttaaataatcATTAAGAAACCTAATGGATTTCTAGGGATAATCACGCTCTAAGCTACCGAATATTTAATATAAGCCACATTCAATACTTgctaaaataaattacataggttaaactttgtttcagtttttaggatttttacATGCGCAATTTAAGTTTTAACATGGTTTTATTTATAAGTTTAAACATGGTTCTTAGAACTGATAACTAAACATATTATAACGAGATTCATGCATAGTTGCGTCGCGGATGTAATTGTAATATATTGTGATCGGGTTGTACACAGGGGAGAAgctacaagttttttttttaagtgggTGCATAACTcgtaaaggaaaaaaaattggcAGAGATGATGTTGTCGTAGTAGCATGTTTATTGGTGAAACCATACTTTGGTTCTTAGTGAATTTTAAAGTAATTAAGTTAAGTTGGAGTTAATGCAAAAAGAACCAAAACTATGAGGAAAAAGAGAAAATACCTATAATATTGTGACACGTACGGGTAAGGAACGTCCCTTCCATCTCCTAATTAAGTCACGCATCTTAGTTTAatgccatttttttctttaattttaattgtaaataatcTAAGAACGCATTTAAGATCCGCGATAAACGTGCTCCTATGATGCATGCACAGTGTTCTTGAATAGAtatgcttgttgtgattgagTTTATACATGTTGTACGTAGAGGTTTACGCAAGCTGTACGTAAATAGACTTATTATAAATTAGGATTATGAATGTTGTAACTATGTTGACTTTATGGGTCTGACTCTATGTCAACAATAGCGATAATATGTTGGCGAAATAAGTTTTACTCTCAGTTTAACTACTGTATAAACCAATCaggtgaaaaaatatttaatagttttttaatatgtttactCTGGTCACTGTTTAATCAAAGGGAAACtaacttatcttttttttttgtaattaaaggGTTAAACCCgagtctattaaagacacaaaCCTAACCCCCGGATGGAGGTACAGCCCACGGATAGACTCTCTTCTGGGCATTCAAATGAACCGAAAGCAATAGCTCATATCCGTGTGGCCAGCAGGGTTCGAACCAGGGTTCGCCGTATTAGGTTTATTCCCTTAAGTGTCACTGAACTACtaccactggttaactaacttaTCTTTTCCCTCATGGTTTTCTTGAAGTAAATCAAATAACGCTAGATGtgacttttatattttattttattagttgttTACTCTCTAATTTTTTTCTCCTGCTTACTCTATTTTATTTCCACCTATTTACTCTAATGTTTATCAATTGCAAGTTCGCAACCTATATATGTTATAGATTTGTACATACTCTAGCTGAATTTATAAGATAGTCTAACCCCACTCTATTTTcccctctaaaatagagtttaaagtaaaaatgcttcaaTGATATTCTAGTTTCTACTCTATAATGgtgtaaacctattttttactctagagtgatttttttattttttgttcatcgctctatttttcactctaaaataaagtaccattggagcaacatccaactctagaaaaaaaaatagagtaaaaccATTGGAAATGGTGTAATTACTAGATTCGTACATGACTTTACCTGAGTTTATATGTACTCTAATCACATTGTAGACTTGTAGTTGAGTTTTATAGCTACATTTTACTTTGTCTCACGTGATATAGCTAGTCGGTAGATACATATATACGCATTATTCATGATATCTAGACCTTGCTAATTTTGAAGTACAAATGTACGTTTTAGAATAATGAAGGCCATCCTACTAGAATGCGTACTAGACCTTTTAAATAGATATAGCTTGACCTTGAATGTTTTAACCGTACACTGTGCATTACGTACTAtaatcaaaagtcaaaaccttcataatcatattcatcattaaaaaccaagaaaacaaaaatgggGTCAAGATAAATGCTAGGAGTAGTTTTTGGCTCTGTTCAAAAACACGGCGATTTGTCTGTGTAATCGGCCGAGTACATGCACATCGGTGACAGAGTGCGGCGATATGTCTCTGATCGGAAGAAAAACGCGGCAAGACGAGTTCATGTCGAATTGACCGTGGAATTGTATTAAATCGGCGTGTTTTTACgattataaataaaatcggtTCTTTCTTAAACCATGAAAAACGAAAGCTGAAACCGATATTTATTCAAATCCAATGTATTTATGATACATCTTTGATTTTATTGATTAAAGATCAAAAACTCAAacaaaaaagatgaaaaaactGAGTGACTGCGTTATTAGGGTTACATGAAGGTACATGGAGAAGATGAATTTGCAGACCGTATTATCCTTCactttaatgaaaaaaataagaatgaCTTTAAGAACAATTCGAACTCATGACCCTTTGATCTCTCAAAAACGGACAGGGCCACTGAACCAACACGATAACTTTGCATTAATTGAAcgatatatataacataatagtttatgttataaaatcaattaatcAAGGTAGACGTCTGCAACATAAACGTGTATTATCTTGTATTATACGTATAAATAGAGTATTATATGTATAAAGAAAGTATTAtccatataaaatatagaaaattctTTCCGTATACTCTCCGATTTATTTTCGCTTTTCCAATAAATCGCTAGGCTCAGGTGCGTCGCACGCGTAGCGTTTAGCGAGTTTCCGAACAAGggttttttgtttcattaatacatattttgaggaaaaaaaaaataatttgaaaatggGGGTTATAAATAGcagatttttttctgaaaagaaaaatatattatctgtGATATTGATAAAGGCGAAAAATGAAATTTGTGCTACAAAAGAaggaagaaaatatttaaatcaaaagaaaaagaaacaaatattaatatttgttaaaaCAAAAAGGTAGTCCAAAAAGTGGAGTAGGTGGGGGCGGTCGGCTTTTGAAtagtttaaacaaaaaaatcaataataaaacCACACGAGTGATCAACCGGTTCGACTCGGTCGAGCTGTACaagttgtgtgttttttttaataacattattattattttttttaatttttggtttgggtttggttggGTCACTCAAGTCAGGTGTAaaaggaggagaagagagagtGTTGTAACACCACACCACCCCCCTTTGACCATAGTTTCAGATCTGAAAGTGCTTCTCTGTCTCTGTCGCGTATTCTCCGGCGTCGTTTCATGATCTGACTTtggtctcttcttcttttttgttcctTTTACTTGATCACTGTTTCTCTCTGAACATGCCACGCCCTTTCTTCCACAAGCTGATTTTCTCATCCACTATCCAAGAAAAACATCTGGTAATCTCCCTCcctcctcttcatcttcttcttccccctGTATCCCAAaaatctcttcttttcttttgggtCGTTTCAAAGTCTTGATCTTTGTGTAAAGTTGAGAGTTTTCAAGATTTTGATATTCTCCATGTTTCGACAGTTTCTTAGCTTTCTTGAATTGAATTGTCTTGATTCTCAGTAGAAATCAAGTcaagtttgtatttgttttttttttttcagctttCTGAGCTGAAAAATTGAGTTAGTAAGATAGAAAAAGTTTCAGTTTGGTAAGCTTTGTGTATAACTCATATAATGGGAACTTGTATATTATGGTCATTGTTGTGGTTTGGAGAAATCTACATCTGGTCTAGTATTTTGATGATCTAATTGAGCGTAGTTTGGGAATGTGTGTGTGGTTTAGTGAGTTGACTTCTGATGACAATAAGATGTACACTTTTGTTAGATTCATGCAACTTGCGAGGGAGAAAAAGTTGAGATCTGTTTGTGGTTTCTTTATTTTGACTGTATTCTCAGTTTGACTTATGAAGTCTAAGGATTTTAGATTCCTTATTGATAATAGTGTATTGTCACTTGCGAGTGAAAGTGGGTAGTAATTGACTTTTTGTCTGTGTATGGTCTCTCTGTATGTCTATGTTGTAAGTCTCATTGCTTGTTTCCTTAAGATAAAAGTACATTTATGGTTTTATTATCTGCTTTATATTCACACTAGATGATACAGCGATTAGTTATCACTTGTGCAGTTTCAAATACTAGTTTGTTCTCAGTTTAGCATATAAGTAAAGAGTGATGAGATCATAGGCTTGAATGTTCACAAAGTTAAAAGGCATATGATTTATGTGATGAGGTCATAGGAGTCACATGGGCTGTATATAGAAAGATAAATATACAATGTTGTATGTCTAGTAAATGGAACAGCACCATTTGGGTTGTGATTTTAAATTAAGTCAAAGCAGTCTTTTCTCCAGCAATGTTTCTTgttaattttgaatatataatcttttttttttttacattttgtgCAGAGAGTTCCTGATAAGTTTGTGAGTAAATTCAAGGACGAGCTATCGGTTGCGGTTGCCCTCACAGTACCTGATGGTCATGTTTGGCGTGTAGGACTAAGGAAAGCTGACAACAACAAAATCTGGTTTCAAGATGGTTGGCAAGAGTTTGTTGACCGTTACTCAATCCGCATTGGTTACCTTTTGATATTTAGATACGAAGGCAACTCTGCCTTCAGCGTCTACATTTACAACTTATCACACTCCGAGATCAACTACCACTCCACCGGTCTCATGGATTCTGCACACAACCACTTCAAACGTGCGCGTTTGTTTGAAGACCTCGAAGATGAAGATGTTGAGGTTGTTCACCCTTCTCCTTTGTACCCATCACAGCATCCTGAGACTACTGCGCACGCTAATAAAGGGCATACTAGTTCAGCTATCCAGAGCTTCTTCGCTGAACCACCTGTTAAAGGTGACTTCCTCTTTATCTTTCTTGTTTATTGTGATCATACTTGTAACTAGGCCTGGGATTTTGAACCAAACCTGCTGAACTGAACCGAAATTTTTGGTTAGTTTTGATGACTTTGGTTTTCttagaaaaaattataaccaaacTATACCAATAACCCCAACATAATTAACCAAATTTCGAACCGAAAAAAACAAACTAACCAAATTTAACCGATTTAACAAGattaaaccaaaatctaaacgAAATCAAAAACTCCGGTTGGATTTTCAAAAACAGaactaaccgaaccgaactttaTTTCAGATTAATTCGGTAAAGATTAATAttaaaccgaactaaccaagtAACCCGAACTACCTGAACCCGCATGCCTACTAGTAAAGATTGATGCTTGATTTTTCCTTTCTTTACCAGCTGAAGAGACAACACCAACCCCAAAAGTTCCTAAAAAGAgagggaggaagaagaagaacgctGATCCTGGTAagcatttttttctctttttaaactATTCTGCAGACTCTTGTTTCATAGATAGATTGATTCTCATGAGAAGATACCTTTTTAAATGCGATCCATCCAGAGGAAATAAATTCATCTGCTCCACGAGATGATGACCCAGAGAACCGTTCAAAGTTCTACGAGAGTGCTTCTGCAAGAAAGAGAACCGTGACTGcggaggaaagagagagagccaTCAATGCAGCCAAAACGTTCGAGCCAACAAACCCTTTCTTCAGAGTTGTTCTACGACCATCCTATCTATACAGAGGTTGCATCATGGTAAGCAACAAAAACATGTCGTTATTACATCACACAATGGTATGTGAAAcagttatcttttttttcttttgttgcgTGTTTCTTTCAACAGTATCTGCCGTCAGGGTTTGCTGAGAAGTATTTAAGCGGGATCTCGGGATTCATCAAGGTCCAGCTCGGGGAGAAACAATGGCCAGTGAGATGCCTCTACAAAGCAGGGAGAGCCAAGTTCAGCCAAGGATGGTACGAGTTCACTCTTGAGAACAACCTTGGAGAAGGTGACGTCTGCGTGTTCGAGCTGCTCAGAACCAGAGACTTCGTTCTCAATGTGACAGCCTTTCGTGTCAACGAGTACGTCTGAAACAAACAGAGATTCACTCTTTGTAGTTACTATGGTGTGACTGATCGAAGTGCAATGTAGGATGTCTtaatttaaactctctttctatTCATGTGTATTGGTCAGTGTCTCGATGTGGATAAGTTGttttatcattatatatatCCTTGGAGTGGAACTCAAGTTAGGGTTTAAGAAACTTTTAGAAGTTTGTAAATACCTAATCAAATTAGGTATTGAAACTTGTGCCCCAAGAAAGATGATATGATGTCAGGTTTGTTGTGTTTGTTGATTCTTCATCTCTTAGCTTTTGTTTTTACACCTTCTCTTTGTCTTCATTCGAGCATTAGAATATAACAGAAACAGAGTTTGGCGTGTAGGAGCTCATCCTGTTTTTTCCTGAGCCAAGATTCTGATCTTATCTGTGTTCGAGTTAATGAAAGTGAAGAATGTCATGACATGGACTTCCGTGGCAACCGGGCAAGCTCTCAATGGAAGAGGAAACGAAACACCGAATGGCTGAATCGGGGATTAAACCAAACGAAGTAACATTCACTAGTTTGCTTTTGGCTTATCGTCATATAGTCTGGTTCAAGAAGGACAAGAGTTGTTTCAGAGTATGAGGACAAGATTTGGTGCGACTCAGGTGATTCAACACTACGGATGCATAGTGGACCTTCTCGATAAA contains these protein-coding regions:
- the LOC111212412 gene encoding B3 domain-containing transcription factor VRN1, whose amino-acid sequence is MPRPFFHKLIFSSTIQEKHLRVPDKFVSKFKDELSVAVALTVPDGHVWRVGLRKADNNKIWFQDGWQEFVDRYSIRIGYLLIFRYEGNSAFSVYIYNLSHSEINYHSTGLMDSAHNHFKRARLFEDLEDEDVEVVHPSPLYPSQHPETTAHANKGHTSSAIQSFFAEPPVKAEETTPTPKVPKKRGRKKKNADPEEINSSAPRDDDPENRSKFYESASARKRTVTAEERERAINAAKTFEPTNPFFRVVLRPSYLYRGCIMYLPSGFAEKYLSGISGFIKVQLGEKQWPVRCLYKAGRAKFSQGWYEFTLENNLGEGDVCVFELLRTRDFVLNVTAFRVNEYV